Sequence from the Acidimicrobiales bacterium genome:
CCTTCCCGCAAGTTGACCGGCCTGGCCAGGAGGGACTTCACGTGGACCACGCCAACCACGTGGTCCAGGTCGGAGCCGAAGACCGGAAAGCGGGAGTGGCCCGTGGACGCCGACCTGGCCAGGAGCTCCGACCCCGAAGCGTCCAGATGGAGCGCGTCGACGTCGAGGCGGGGCACGAGGATGTCTGCGATGGTCTTGTCACCGAACCTGATGGATCGGGTGAGCAGCTCCACATCCGAGCGGTCCAGCGTCCCGTCGGACGACTCCCTGATGAGGTCGCCCATCTCGTCCAGCGTGCGGGACGCGCCCAGGTCCTCCCGGGGTTCCACGCCGAACCGCCGGAGCACTGCATTGGCCGAGCCGTTGAGGACCAGCACGACCGGTCGGACCACCATTCCGTAGGCCTGCACCAGTGGGGCCAGACGTCGGGACACGCGCTCCGGGGCGGCCAGGGCCAGGTACTTGGGCACCTGTTCGCCCAGCACCAAGTGCAACACCGCAGCTACCGCGATGGCGAGGACTACCGATACCCCGGTGGGCTGCGCCCCGTCGGTCAGGAGCCGAGCCACGGTCGGCTCGGCGACGAAGCCGAGGAGCAGGGCCGACAGGGTGATGCCGAACTGGGCCCCTGAGAGGTGGGTGGTGAGGTGCCTCAACAACGCCCTCACGCGGCGTGCCCCCGGGTCCGCGTCGGCTGCCGCCTCGACACGGACCCTGTCGACGGCCACCAGGCTGAACTCGGCGGCCACAAAGAACGCGTTGACGGCCAGGAGCAGGGTGACCGCCACCAGCCCGACGAGGATGGACATCTGGGGAGCGATCCTAACGACGACCGGCCGTAGCCACGGGACCTCTGAGCGCCCGCCCGATTCGGGGCCGAGGAGGGTAGTTCGATACCTTAACCATCATGTTCGGCGCCCCCATCCAGGACGAGACGCCACCCGCCATCGGGACCGACGAACCCGACGACTCCGACGACAAACTCGTGGCGGCGGCGCGGGCAGCAGCCAAGTTGGCGCGCCAGGTCACCATCCCGCTTGGACAGGTCGGCCTCAGCCTTCCCCAGTACCGGGTCCTGGCCTTCCTCGACGAAGGTGATGCGGCGCCGTCGGACCTGGCCGGGCGCCTCTCGGTGAGCCGTCCCTCGATCACCGCCCTGATGGATGGGCTCGTCACCCGTGGCCTGGTGGAACGCCAACCCGACCCCGACGACGGGCGCCGGGTGAGCCACCACCTCACCGAAGATGGCCGGTCGACGCTGCGTAGCGCCGACCGGGCGGTGGGCGAACGCCTGGTGGCGATAGGAACCCACGTCCACGCGGGCGACTCCACCCGGCTGATCGCCAGCCTGGCCCGCTTCGGAGAAGCCATCCGGGCCGCCCGGGCCGCCGGCACAACGTGACCACGGCGGCACCGGACACGCCACCAGCAGCCCGCGTCGACCCCGATTCCTCCAGGGGCTGGTTCCGGCGTCTCCTTCCCGTCATCAGGGCCCGACGTGGCACCTTCGCCGTCGTGCTGCTCACCGGACTGTCCGGCCTGGCACTCCAGGTCTCGGTTCCGATGGTCCTACGTCAGGCGGTCGACGTGGCGGTGGACCAGCGGGCCGGAGGGCTGGAGGGCCACGTGATCCTCCTCGTCTCCATGGCCGCCGCCTCGTTCGGGCTGCGCTTCACCTACCGCTACCTGCTGTTCGGGACGGCCTGCCGCATAGAGACGGACCTCCGGTCACAGATATACGACCACCTGACCCGACTCTCCTTCTCCTTCTACGACCGGGTGGCGGCCGGCGAGGTCATCTCCCGGGCCAACTCCGACATCCGCTCCATCCAGCTCCTCCTGGCCTTCGGGCCGCTGGCGGGCCTCTCCGCCGTCAGCTTCCTGATGGCATTCGGCTTCATGCTCGGCATCCACGTTCCTCTGGCCCTGCTCACCGTGTCGACCATGCCGTTCGTGTACGTCCTCGGGCAGAAGCTCAGGGACCAGGCCTTCCCCCTCTCGTGGGTCACACAGGGGCGGATGGCCGAAGTGGCCATGGTGGTCGACGAGAACATAAACGGCACCCGGGTGGTGAAGTCGTTCGCCGCCGAGTCTGACCAGATCGCCCTCCTGGCAAGGGTGGCCGACAGGCTCCGCTGGTCGGCCACCGCCCTCATCGAGGCCAGGGCGCGGTTCAACCCGCTGATCGAGGCGCTTCCCAGGCTGGGCATGGCGCTCGTGCTCCTCTACGGCGGCCACCTCGTCATCGACGGGCAGATCGGCGTCGGCTCGCTGCTGGCCTTCAGCGCCTACGTGACGATGATCTCAGTCCCGTTCAGGATGTTCGGCTTCGTGCTCCTCCAGGCCCAACGGGCGGCGGCCTCGGCGCTGCGAATCTACGAAATCCTGGACGAACAGCCGGCGATCGTCGACAAGCCCGGTGCCCGACCCCTGGTCGACCCCCGGGGACGGATCGAGTTCCGGAACGTCACCTTCCGGTATCCCGGGGCCGACGGAAACGAGTCGCCGGCCGTCCTTGAGGGCTTCGACCTCGTGGTCGAACCCGGTGAGACGGTGGCCATCGTAGGTCGGACCGGATGCGGGAAATCCACCGTGGCCCGACTGCTCCCGCGCTTCTACGACGTGGACGGCGGCGCTGTGCTCCTCGACGGTATCGACGTCCGCGACCTGACGCTGTCCAGCCTCCGGGCCCACGTCAACCAGGTGCCCGACGAGGCATTCCTGTTCTCCGACTCGCTACACGACAACATCGCCTTCGGGAAGCCCGATGCCTCCCGTCACGAGGTGGTGGCCGCCGCCAGGGTCGCCCGGGCCGATGCATTCATCGGGGACCTCGACGGTGGCTACGGAGAGGTGGTCGGCGAGCGCGGCTACACCCTGTCGGGCGGACAGCGGCAGCGGATCTCCATCGCCCGGACGGTCCTGGCCAACCCGACGGTCCTGATCCTGGACGATGCCACCAGCGCCGTGGACGTCCGTACGGAGGAAGGCATACACCAGGGCCTGTCCGACCTCCTCGCCCGACGCACGACCATCGTAATCGCCCATCGCCTCTCCACGATCAGCCTGGCCGACCGGGTCGTCCTGATTGAGGGCGGGCGGATCGTCGCCGAGGGGACCCACGTCCACCTGCTGGCCACCGAGCCCCGCTACAAGGCGATCGTCGCCCAGGCCGACTACCAGGATGCGGAGGCCTGATGGGCGGCGGGCACGGCCACGGCTTCTTCACCGGCCCCTCCTCGGTCCAGGCAAACGCACAGGCAGGCCTGCCCTTCGCCGAGGTCCCCGAGGAACTCCGGAGTCGCATCGCGGATGTCCTGAGTCACGAGCCCGAACACCCGGAACCGGCGGTCCGGTTCTCACACCGCGACTGGGACCGGCGGCCGTTCGGACTCAGGACCTTCCTGGCACCCCACGCCGGCGGACTCCTCGT
This genomic interval carries:
- a CDS encoding hemolysin family protein, encoding MSILVGLVAVTLLLAVNAFFVAAEFSLVAVDRVRVEAAADADPGARRVRALLRHLTTHLSGAQFGITLSALLLGFVAEPTVARLLTDGAQPTGVSVVLAIAVAAVLHLVLGEQVPKYLALAAPERVSRRLAPLVQAYGMVVRPVVLVLNGSANAVLRRFGVEPREDLGASRTLDEMGDLIRESSDGTLDRSDVELLTRSIRFGDKTIADILVPRLDVDALHLDASGSELLARSASTGHSRFPVFGSDLDHVVGVVHVKSLLARPVNLREGIPVGELMHDVVAVPETRSLDGLLDDLRDHRSHMAVVVDEHGGTAGIVTVEDVLEEIVGEIDDEHDRQVVRTHADGSGSIVVSGRLNPDEVLDATGLRVPPGPYETLAGFVLQRLGRLPEPTAIVEHEGWRIEVVAVDGRRIATLRIVVPPDSGASA
- a CDS encoding MarR family transcriptional regulator; the protein is MFGAPIQDETPPAIGTDEPDDSDDKLVAAARAAAKLARQVTIPLGQVGLSLPQYRVLAFLDEGDAAPSDLAGRLSVSRPSITALMDGLVTRGLVERQPDPDDGRRVSHHLTEDGRSTLRSADRAVGERLVAIGTHVHAGDSTRLIASLARFGEAIRAARAAGTT
- a CDS encoding ABC transporter ATP-binding protein/permease, translated to MLLTGLSGLALQVSVPMVLRQAVDVAVDQRAGGLEGHVILLVSMAAASFGLRFTYRYLLFGTACRIETDLRSQIYDHLTRLSFSFYDRVAAGEVISRANSDIRSIQLLLAFGPLAGLSAVSFLMAFGFMLGIHVPLALLTVSTMPFVYVLGQKLRDQAFPLSWVTQGRMAEVAMVVDENINGTRVVKSFAAESDQIALLARVADRLRWSATALIEARARFNPLIEALPRLGMALVLLYGGHLVIDGQIGVGSLLAFSAYVTMISVPFRMFGFVLLQAQRAAASALRIYEILDEQPAIVDKPGARPLVDPRGRIEFRNVTFRYPGADGNESPAVLEGFDLVVEPGETVAIVGRTGCGKSTVARLLPRFYDVDGGAVLLDGIDVRDLTLSSLRAHVNQVPDEAFLFSDSLHDNIAFGKPDASRHEVVAAARVARADAFIGDLDGGYGEVVGERGYTLSGGQRQRISIARTVLANPTVLILDDATSAVDVRTEEGIHQGLSDLLARRTTIVIAHRLSTISLADRVVLIEGGRIVAEGTHVHLLATEPRYKAIVAQADYQDAEA